A single region of the Synechococcus sp. HK05 genome encodes:
- a CDS encoding Crp/Fnr family transcriptional regulator, with protein MNALDTMRALASQGEVLDVAAGAPIFSSGETGDCMFGVLEGSVELSWNDESSQEIIQAGDVFGAGALVTPEHRRYGNAKALSPCKLLVMNREKFLFAVQESPMFAIELLGSIDKRLRQLKDCTRFS; from the coding sequence TTGAACGCTCTCGACACCATGCGTGCCCTGGCCAGCCAGGGCGAGGTGCTGGATGTTGCCGCTGGTGCGCCGATCTTCAGTTCCGGTGAAACCGGCGACTGCATGTTCGGCGTGCTCGAAGGCAGTGTGGAACTGAGCTGGAATGACGAGAGCAGCCAGGAAATCATCCAGGCGGGCGATGTCTTCGGGGCTGGCGCCCTGGTGACACCGGAGCACCGGCGTTATGGCAACGCCAAGGCCCTCAGCCCCTGCAAGCTGCTGGTGATGAACCGCGAGAAGTTTCTATTCGCTGTTCAGGAATCTCCGATGTTTGCCATCGAACTGCTCGGCTCCATTGATAAGCGCCTGCGGCAGCTCAAAGACTGCACTCGCTTCAGCTGA
- the cobO gene encoding cob(I)yrinic acid a,c-diamide adenosyltransferase → MGGTLAPEASADAYRRRMERRKEVQQQRVGERNLEKGLVLVFTGDGKGKTTAALGLVLRTLGHGEQVAVVQFIKGGWHPGEAKALALFGEALHWHALGEGFTWETQDRERDRELVQQAWQRSLTYLADGERKLVVLDEVNVALKLGYLELDQVLEGLALRPELTHVALTGRGAPAGLLERADLVTEMKLLRHPFREQGVKAQAGIEF, encoded by the coding sequence ATGGGCGGGACCCTGGCGCCTGAGGCCAGCGCCGATGCCTATCGCCGCCGCATGGAGCGCCGGAAGGAGGTGCAGCAGCAGCGGGTGGGCGAGCGCAACCTGGAGAAGGGGCTGGTGCTTGTGTTCACCGGCGATGGCAAGGGCAAAACCACGGCGGCCCTCGGCCTCGTGCTGCGCACCCTCGGCCATGGCGAGCAGGTGGCGGTGGTGCAGTTCATCAAGGGGGGCTGGCATCCGGGCGAGGCCAAGGCCCTCGCGCTGTTTGGCGAGGCCCTGCATTGGCACGCCCTCGGTGAGGGCTTCACCTGGGAAACCCAAGATCGTGAGCGCGATCGGGAGCTGGTGCAGCAGGCCTGGCAGCGCTCCCTCACCTATCTGGCCGATGGTGAACGCAAGTTGGTGGTGCTCGATGAGGTGAATGTGGCCCTCAAGTTGGGCTACCTCGAGCTCGATCAGGTGCTGGAAGGGCTGGCCCTGCGGCCTGAGCTCACCCACGTGGCCCTCACCGGCCGTGGAGCTCCGGCTGGCCTGCTGGAGCGGGCCGACCTGGTAACGGAGATGAAACTGCTGCGCCACCCCTTCCGCGAGCAGGGGGTGAAAGCCCAGGCCGGCATTGAGTTCTGA
- the frr gene encoding ribosome recycling factor codes for MDLEASMRKSVDSTQRTFNTIRTGRANATLLDKIQVEYYGADTPLKSLATISTPDSSTIQLQPFDASSLSLIEKAISMSDLGLTCNNDGKVIRINIPPLTEDRRKDLCKLAAKYAEEGKVALRNIRRDAIDKVKKQEKEGEFSEDQSRDEQDKVQKLTDKFIAEIEKLLADKEADILKV; via the coding sequence ATGGATCTCGAAGCCAGCATGCGCAAGTCGGTGGATTCCACCCAGCGCACCTTCAACACCATCCGCACCGGCCGGGCCAATGCGACCCTGCTCGACAAGATCCAGGTGGAGTATTACGGCGCCGATACGCCGCTGAAATCGCTGGCCACGATCAGCACGCCCGATTCCTCAACCATTCAGCTGCAGCCCTTTGATGCCAGCTCGCTGTCGTTGATTGAGAAGGCGATCTCGATGAGCGATCTGGGCCTCACCTGCAACAACGATGGCAAGGTGATCCGCATCAACATTCCGCCCCTCACCGAGGATCGCCGCAAGGACCTCTGCAAGCTCGCCGCCAAATACGCCGAAGAGGGCAAGGTGGCGCTTCGCAACATCCGCCGCGATGCCATCGACAAGGTGAAGAAGCAGGAGAAAGAAGGCGAGTTCTCGGAAGATCAGAGCCGCGACGAACAAGACAAGGTGCAGAAGCTCACCGACAAGTTCATTGCTGAGATCGAGAAGCTGCTGGCTGATAAGGAAGCCGACATCCTCAAGGTGTGA
- a CDS encoding M23 family metallopeptidase, with protein sequence MARFTRWDCCRAATCLAGALLLAGPALADARWRQGVFPVAVFSGYTSHFGQRLGPSGGLEPHHGLDIAAPLGSPIRNWWGGVVKEVIDDGRCGLGLVIQSGPYEHLYCHLSGSVHHGTYRSGPVALRSGSRVGSGALIGHVGMSGRSTGPHLHWGVRYGGRWLNPAAILRAMAAARAPNPRASP encoded by the coding sequence GTGGCCCGCTTCACTCGTTGGGATTGCTGTAGGGCTGCCACCTGCCTGGCGGGGGCCTTGCTTTTAGCCGGGCCGGCCCTGGCGGATGCCCGCTGGCGGCAGGGGGTGTTTCCTGTGGCGGTGTTTTCGGGCTACACCAGCCACTTCGGCCAACGCCTTGGCCCCTCGGGAGGCCTGGAGCCCCACCACGGGCTCGATATCGCAGCTCCCCTGGGCTCACCGATCCGCAACTGGTGGGGCGGCGTGGTGAAGGAGGTGATCGACGACGGCCGTTGCGGCCTGGGGCTGGTGATCCAATCGGGCCCTTACGAGCATCTCTACTGCCACCTGAGCGGCAGCGTGCACCACGGCACCTACCGCAGCGGGCCCGTGGCCCTGCGCAGCGGCAGCCGGGTGGGCAGTGGCGCGCTGATTGGCCATGTGGGCATGAGCGGCCGCAGCACGGGCCCGCATCTGCACTGGGGCGTGCGCTACGGCGGGCGCTGGCTCAATCCGGCGGCGATCCTGCGGGCGATGGCTGCGGCCCGCGCACCCAATCCCCGGGCCAGCCCTTAG
- the ilvB gene encoding biosynthetic-type acetolactate synthase large subunit, giving the protein MNGGYALMDSLRRHGVEHIFGYPGGAILPIYDELHKAESRGWLKHILVRHEQGGTHAADAYARATGKVGVCFGTSGPGATNLVTGIATAHMDSVPMVVITGQVPRAAIGTDAFQETDIFGITLPIVKHSWVVRDPRDIGRIVAEAFLIAASGRPGPVLIDVPKDVGVEEFDYTPVEPGTAVPAGFQLTPAPEPAAIAAALDLIRQARRPLLYVGGGAISCGAHQQVQQLAERFRLPVTTTLMGKGAFDEQHPLAVGMLGMHGTAYANFAVTECDLLIAAGARFDDRVTGRLDGFAPRAQVIHIDIDAAELGKTRTPDVPVVADVKAALEAMLAATTGEDSAGRTEAWLERINSWKQHYPLVVPAPEGEIAPQEVVAMLQELAPKAYITTDVGQHQMWAAQFLHTGPRRWISSAGLGTMGFGMPAAMGVQTAFPHEQVICVAGDASILMNIQELGTLSQYNLPVKVVVLNNGWQGMVRQWQESFYGERYSASEMTGGMPNFPQVAEGFGVKGVRISERAELRAQLSEALAHPGPAFIEVQVRRNENCYPMVPPGASNAQMVGLPSHPELAIDTSRECHSCHHTTASSSLYCPNCGTKL; this is encoded by the coding sequence GTGAACGGCGGCTACGCCCTGATGGATTCCCTGCGCCGCCACGGCGTGGAGCACATCTTTGGTTATCCCGGCGGGGCGATCCTGCCGATCTACGACGAGCTGCACAAGGCCGAAAGCCGCGGCTGGCTGAAGCACATCCTGGTGCGCCACGAGCAGGGCGGCACCCATGCGGCCGATGCCTACGCCCGTGCCACCGGCAAGGTGGGCGTGTGCTTCGGCACCTCCGGTCCCGGTGCCACCAACCTGGTGACCGGCATCGCCACCGCCCATATGGACTCGGTGCCCATGGTGGTGATCACGGGCCAGGTGCCCCGGGCCGCCATCGGCACCGACGCCTTCCAGGAGACCGACATCTTCGGCATCACCCTGCCGATCGTGAAGCACTCCTGGGTGGTGCGTGACCCGCGCGACATCGGCCGCATCGTGGCCGAAGCCTTCCTGATCGCCGCCAGCGGCCGCCCCGGCCCCGTGCTGATCGATGTGCCCAAAGACGTGGGCGTTGAGGAATTCGATTACACGCCGGTGGAGCCCGGCACAGCCGTGCCCGCTGGGTTCCAGCTCACCCCCGCCCCTGAGCCTGCAGCCATCGCAGCCGCGCTGGACCTGATCCGCCAGGCCCGCCGGCCCCTGCTCTACGTAGGTGGCGGCGCCATCAGCTGCGGTGCTCATCAGCAGGTGCAGCAACTGGCGGAGCGCTTCCGCCTGCCCGTGACCACCACCTTGATGGGCAAGGGTGCTTTTGATGAGCAGCACCCCCTGGCGGTGGGCATGCTCGGCATGCACGGAACTGCCTACGCCAACTTCGCCGTCACCGAGTGCGATCTGCTGATCGCCGCCGGTGCCCGCTTCGACGACCGCGTGACAGGCCGCCTCGATGGCTTTGCGCCGCGGGCTCAGGTGATCCACATCGACATCGACGCCGCTGAACTCGGCAAAACCCGCACCCCGGATGTGCCGGTGGTGGCCGATGTGAAAGCGGCCCTCGAGGCGATGCTGGCAGCCACAACTGGAGAAGACTCCGCCGGCCGCACCGAGGCTTGGCTGGAGCGCATCAACAGCTGGAAGCAGCACTACCCGCTGGTGGTGCCGGCACCCGAAGGCGAGATCGCCCCCCAGGAAGTGGTGGCGATGCTGCAGGAGCTGGCCCCCAAGGCCTACATCACCACCGATGTGGGGCAGCACCAGATGTGGGCGGCCCAGTTCCTGCACACGGGCCCGCGCCGCTGGATCAGCTCCGCGGGCCTGGGCACGATGGGCTTCGGCATGCCTGCGGCCATGGGCGTGCAAACCGCCTTCCCGCACGAGCAGGTGATCTGCGTCGCCGGCGACGCCAGCATCCTGATGAACATTCAGGAGCTCGGCACCCTCAGCCAATACAACCTGCCGGTGAAGGTGGTGGTGCTCAACAACGGCTGGCAGGGCATGGTGCGCCAATGGCAGGAGAGCTTCTACGGCGAGCGCTATTCCGCCTCCGAAATGACCGGCGGCATGCCGAATTTCCCTCAGGTGGCCGAAGGCTTTGGCGTGAAGGGCGTGCGGATCAGCGAGCGCGCTGAGCTGCGCGCCCAGCTCTCGGAAGCCTTGGCCCATCCCGGCCCCGCCTTCATTGAGGTGCAGGTGCGCCGCAATGAAAACTGCTACCCGATGGTGCCCCCCGGTGCCAGCAACGCCCAGATGGTGGGTCTGCCCTCCCATCCCGAGCTGGCGATCGACACCAGCCGCGAGTGCCACAGCTGCCACCACACCACCGCAAGCTCGAGCCTTTACTGCCCCAACTGCGGCACCAAGCTCTGA
- a CDS encoding geranylgeranyl reductase family protein, with amino-acid sequence MSVAQLVDAIVVGAGAAGAASAYHLASRGHRVLILEAQAMPRRKPCGGGMAASVQRWFPFDLSPAVDQVIEQVRFTWCLEDPVTAVLPGDAPFWIVQRSRLDQFITQQAVAAGAELLDGAPVVAISRDGDHWSVDAGGDRYSSRAVVVADGSSSRFAGQLGLGNPRPRFASAVAVEVDTPVLDPNTARFEFGLVKHGFSWAFPRQGGYSIGVGSFIGNSSVDADAVLAQLLPSLGLPADAGTRLESPLRVWDGHYPLHGAGGVVAVGDAASLCDPFLAEGLRPALLSGVRSAEALDRYLAADDSRQAEQALQGYSQVMRQQWGESMAWGRRIAQVFYRVPKVGYQLGIKRPTAPQRIAQILSGEMGYGDIAQRVIKRLLFQRG; translated from the coding sequence GTGAGCGTCGCTCAGCTGGTCGACGCGATCGTGGTCGGTGCCGGCGCCGCCGGTGCTGCCTCGGCCTATCACCTGGCGTCCCGCGGTCATCGGGTGTTGATCCTTGAGGCCCAAGCCATGCCTCGCCGCAAACCCTGTGGCGGCGGCATGGCGGCATCGGTGCAGCGTTGGTTTCCCTTTGATCTCAGCCCAGCTGTGGATCAGGTGATCGAGCAGGTGCGTTTCACCTGGTGCCTTGAGGATCCCGTTACAGCTGTGCTGCCGGGCGATGCACCGTTTTGGATTGTGCAGCGCTCCCGCCTCGATCAATTCATCACGCAACAGGCTGTGGCGGCTGGCGCTGAACTGCTGGATGGTGCACCCGTGGTGGCGATCTCGCGCGACGGCGACCATTGGAGTGTGGATGCCGGAGGCGATCGCTACAGCAGCCGCGCCGTTGTGGTGGCGGATGGCTCCAGCTCTCGCTTTGCAGGCCAGCTCGGCCTCGGCAATCCCCGTCCCCGTTTTGCCAGTGCTGTGGCCGTGGAGGTCGACACCCCGGTGCTCGATCCGAACACGGCCCGCTTTGAATTCGGCCTGGTGAAGCATGGCTTCAGCTGGGCCTTCCCGCGCCAGGGTGGTTACAGCATCGGCGTGGGTAGCTTCATCGGCAACAGCAGCGTGGATGCTGATGCTGTGTTGGCTCAGCTCTTGCCCAGCCTTGGCCTGCCTGCCGATGCCGGCACGCGGCTGGAATCACCGCTGCGGGTGTGGGATGGTCACTACCCCCTGCATGGCGCCGGGGGTGTTGTGGCCGTGGGTGATGCCGCGTCGCTCTGTGATCCCTTCCTGGCCGAGGGATTACGGCCCGCCCTGCTGAGTGGTGTGCGCAGCGCCGAGGCCCTGGATCGTTATCTCGCGGCTGATGATTCCCGCCAGGCTGAGCAGGCGCTGCAGGGGTACAGCCAGGTGATGCGCCAGCAATGGGGAGAGTCGATGGCGTGGGGACGCCGCATTGCCCAGGTGTTTTACCGGGTGCCGAAGGTGGGCTATCAGCTCGGCATCAAGCGCCCTACGGCTCCCCAGCGCATCGCCCAAATCCTCTCCGGCGAGATGGGCTACGGCGATATTGCCCAGCGGGTGATCAAGCGCCTGCTGTTCCAGCGGGGCTAA
- the hemH gene encoding ferrochelatase has product MAKVGVLLLNLGGPERIQDVGPFLYNLFADPEIIRLPNPALQKPLAWLISTLRAGKSQAAYRSIGGGSPLRRITEQQARELQSSLRQRGIEATSYVAMRYWHPFTESAVADIKADGVDEVVVLPLYPHFSISTSGSSFRELQRLRQADPAFARLPIRCIRSYYNDPGYVGAMAELIAKEIQACPDPASAHVFFSAHGVPKSYVEEAGDPYQQEIEACAGLIMDRLEQQLGHRNPFTLAYQSRVGPVEWLKPYTDDALHELGEQGVKDLVVVPISFVSEHIETLEEIDIEYREIATEAGITNFRRVPALDTTPSFIDGLANLVQHALEGPEVNLDQAAALPTKVKLYPQDKWAWGWNNSSEVWNGRLAMLGFSAFLLELLSGRGPLHSLGLL; this is encoded by the coding sequence ATGGCCAAGGTCGGCGTGCTGTTGCTGAACCTCGGCGGTCCTGAACGGATTCAGGACGTGGGGCCGTTTCTCTACAACCTGTTTGCTGATCCGGAGATCATCCGGCTGCCGAACCCGGCGTTGCAGAAACCGCTGGCCTGGCTGATCAGCACCCTGCGGGCCGGCAAATCCCAGGCGGCCTATCGCTCCATCGGTGGCGGCTCGCCGCTGCGGCGCATTACGGAGCAACAGGCCCGCGAACTGCAGAGCAGCCTGCGCCAGCGCGGCATCGAAGCCACCAGCTACGTGGCGATGCGCTACTGGCACCCCTTCACCGAATCCGCCGTGGCCGACATCAAGGCCGATGGTGTGGACGAGGTGGTGGTGCTGCCCCTCTATCCCCACTTCTCGATCAGCACCAGCGGCTCCAGCTTCCGGGAGCTGCAGCGCCTGCGCCAGGCCGATCCCGCCTTTGCGCGGCTGCCGATCCGCTGCATCCGCAGCTACTACAACGACCCCGGCTACGTGGGTGCGATGGCGGAGCTGATCGCCAAGGAGATCCAGGCCTGCCCGGATCCGGCCAGCGCCCATGTGTTCTTCAGCGCCCACGGCGTGCCGAAGAGCTATGTGGAAGAAGCAGGCGATCCCTACCAGCAGGAGATCGAAGCCTGCGCCGGCTTGATCATGGATCGCCTCGAGCAGCAGCTCGGCCACCGCAACCCCTTCACCCTGGCCTACCAGAGCCGCGTGGGTCCGGTGGAGTGGCTTAAGCCCTACACCGACGACGCCCTGCACGAGCTGGGGGAGCAAGGGGTGAAGGATCTGGTGGTGGTGCCGATCAGCTTCGTGAGCGAGCACATCGAAACGCTCGAAGAGATCGACATCGAATACCGGGAGATCGCCACCGAAGCTGGGATCACCAACTTCCGGCGCGTGCCGGCGCTCGACACCACGCCCTCCTTCATTGATGGCCTGGCCAACCTGGTGCAGCACGCCCTGGAAGGTCCTGAGGTGAACCTCGATCAGGCCGCCGCCCTGCCCACCAAGGTGAAGCTCTACCCGCAGGACAAATGGGCCTGGGGCTGGAACAACAGCTCCGAGGTGTGGAACGGCCGCTTGGCAATGCTCGGCTTCTCCGCTTTCCTGCTGGAGCTGCTCAGCGGCCGTGGCCCGCTTCACTCGTTGGGATTGCTGTAG
- the pyrH gene encoding UMP kinase, with the protein MAYQRVLLKLSGEALMGEQGYGIDPAIVNAIAKDVAAVVADGSQLAIVVGGGNIFRGLKGSAAGMDRATADYVGMLATVMNAITLQDGLERAGIPTRVQSAISMQEVAEPYIRRRAIRHMEKGRVVIFAAGTGNPFFTTDTTAALRAAEIGADVVFKATKVDGVYDKDPNKHADAVRYESLSFLDVLSGELEVMDSTAIALCKDNAIPIVVFDLFGAGNIGRAVRGEPIGTSILPSA; encoded by the coding sequence ATGGCTTACCAGCGCGTGTTGCTCAAGCTCAGTGGTGAAGCCCTGATGGGAGAACAGGGCTACGGCATTGATCCGGCCATCGTGAATGCCATCGCCAAAGACGTGGCCGCGGTGGTGGCCGACGGCAGCCAGCTGGCGATCGTGGTAGGCGGCGGCAACATCTTCCGCGGCCTGAAGGGCTCAGCCGCCGGCATGGACCGCGCCACAGCCGACTACGTGGGCATGCTCGCCACGGTGATGAACGCCATCACCCTGCAGGACGGCCTTGAGCGCGCCGGCATTCCCACCCGCGTGCAAAGCGCCATCTCGATGCAGGAGGTGGCTGAGCCTTACATCCGCCGCCGGGCCATTCGCCACATGGAAAAAGGGCGGGTGGTGATTTTTGCCGCCGGCACCGGCAACCCCTTCTTCACCACCGACACCACCGCCGCCCTGCGCGCCGCGGAGATCGGCGCCGATGTGGTGTTCAAAGCCACGAAGGTGGATGGCGTCTACGACAAAGACCCCAACAAGCACGCCGATGCCGTGCGCTACGAGAGCCTCTCGTTCCTCGACGTGCTCAGCGGCGAGCTGGAGGTGATGGACAGCACCGCCATCGCCCTCTGCAAGGACAACGCCATCCCCATCGTGGTGTTTGATCTGTTCGGCGCCGGCAACATCGGCCGGGCGGTGCGTGGTGAGCCGATCGGCACCAGCATCCTTCCTTCGGCCTGA
- a CDS encoding site-specific integrase, with translation MTAAASPPHPLDGPIREHNAQLAASGVSLRLERRGERLGLRGPLPCRHGGTALRVQRISLGLAADAEGLDQARQALRRVMQQLQQQSFAWSQWGGAAAASVGPAASTSPRPAMGADAAAAVERFERQFFTDPRRRRNPSGCRTTWTSAYLPYLRRLRQQADSQALPLTTQLLEAVLESYPLASRGRQQCGTALAALARAEQIALPADWADRAGGYGLHAAQFRQLPSDSQILDWIERIPNPGWRLAYGLMATYGLRNHEVFFTDLSALAPGGDRVIRVLPTSKTGEHQVWPFQPEWVERFELSRLGEARQLLPPVCTDLRRTTLQQVGRRVAEQFRRYDLPLTPYDLRHAWAVRTIHIGLPDTVAARMMGHSVAIHTRTYHHWITRRDQQQAVDTALARARSAA, from the coding sequence ATGACGGCTGCCGCCTCCCCGCCCCATCCCCTCGATGGGCCGATCCGCGAGCACAACGCGCAATTGGCCGCCAGTGGTGTGAGCCTGCGCTTGGAGCGACGCGGCGAGCGCCTGGGCCTGCGCGGGCCCCTGCCCTGCCGGCACGGCGGTACGGCCCTGCGGGTGCAGCGCATCAGCCTGGGCCTGGCGGCGGATGCGGAGGGCCTCGATCAGGCCCGCCAGGCCCTGCGGCGGGTGATGCAGCAACTACAGCAGCAGAGCTTTGCCTGGAGCCAGTGGGGCGGCGCCGCTGCCGCATCGGTTGGCCCCGCCGCCAGCACAAGCCCCCGGCCCGCGATGGGTGCGGATGCGGCAGCGGCCGTGGAGCGCTTCGAGCGACAGTTCTTCACGGATCCCCGCCGCCGCCGCAACCCTTCCGGCTGCCGCACCACCTGGACCAGCGCCTATCTCCCCTATCTGCGCCGGTTGCGTCAGCAGGCCGATAGCCAGGCCCTGCCCCTCACCACCCAGCTGCTGGAGGCGGTGCTCGAGAGCTATCCGCTCGCTAGCCGCGGCCGCCAGCAGTGCGGCACGGCACTGGCCGCCCTGGCCCGCGCGGAGCAGATCGCGCTTCCGGCCGACTGGGCCGACCGCGCCGGTGGCTATGGCCTGCATGCCGCTCAGTTCCGGCAGCTGCCCAGCGATTCCCAGATCCTCGATTGGATCGAGCGCATTCCCAACCCCGGCTGGCGCTTGGCCTACGGCCTGATGGCCACCTACGGCCTGCGCAATCACGAGGTGTTTTTCACCGACCTCTCCGCCCTCGCCCCAGGCGGCGATCGCGTGATCCGGGTGTTGCCCACCAGCAAAACCGGTGAACACCAGGTGTGGCCCTTCCAGCCTGAATGGGTGGAGCGCTTTGAGCTATCCCGCCTGGGGGAAGCCCGCCAGCTGCTGCCGCCGGTGTGCACCGACCTGCGCCGCACCACCCTGCAACAGGTGGGCCGCCGCGTGGCCGAGCAGTTTCGCCGCTACGACCTGCCCCTCACCCCCTACGACCTGCGCCATGCCTGGGCGGTTCGCACGATCCATATCGGGCTGCCCGACACTGTGGCGGCCCGGATGATGGGCCACTCCGTGGCGATCCACACCCGCACCTATCACCACTGGATCACCCGCCGCGACCAGCAGCAGGCGGTGGATACGGCCCTGGCTCGGGCCCGCTCGGCAGCCTGA
- a CDS encoding transaldolase, translating into MANLLDQLAAMTVVVADTGDINAIRQFTPRDATTNPSLILAAAQIPTYQNLIDRSLQQSREVCGTAAPAEEVVREALDEICVTFGTEILKIVPGRVSTEVDARLSFDTEATITKARKLIGLYRQAGISRDRVLIKIASTWEGIKAAEVLEKEGIHCNLTLLFSFAQAVAAAEAGVTLISPFVGRILDWYKKSTGRESYPGPEDPGVVSVTQIFNYFKTYGYKTEVMGASFRNIDEIIELAGCDLLTISPKLLDQLRQTEGELIRKLNAFNPAPTEEQLHLDRQGFEAMMHKDPMATEKLQEGITGFTRAIETLEAQLAHRLGELEGAGAFQHAAQEIFLLNDLDGDGCITREEWLGSDAVFDALDTDHDGRLMPSDVRGGLGAALAISGS; encoded by the coding sequence ATGGCCAACCTGCTCGATCAACTGGCCGCCATGACCGTGGTGGTCGCCGACACCGGTGACATCAACGCCATCCGTCAGTTCACACCGCGGGACGCCACCACCAATCCCTCGTTGATCCTGGCGGCGGCCCAGATCCCCACCTATCAAAACCTGATCGATCGATCGCTGCAGCAATCGCGCGAGGTGTGCGGCACGGCCGCACCGGCCGAAGAGGTGGTGCGCGAGGCCCTCGATGAAATCTGCGTGACCTTCGGCACCGAGATCCTCAAGATCGTGCCCGGGCGCGTGTCCACCGAGGTGGATGCACGCCTCAGTTTCGACACCGAAGCCACGATCACCAAAGCCCGCAAGCTGATTGGCCTCTACCGCCAGGCCGGCATCAGCCGCGATCGCGTGTTGATCAAGATCGCCTCCACCTGGGAGGGCATCAAAGCGGCCGAGGTGCTGGAGAAAGAAGGCATTCACTGCAACCTCACCCTGCTGTTCAGCTTTGCCCAGGCCGTGGCCGCCGCTGAAGCGGGCGTGACGTTGATCTCTCCCTTCGTGGGGCGCATCCTCGATTGGTATAAGAAGAGCACCGGCCGCGAGAGCTATCCCGGCCCGGAAGATCCCGGCGTGGTGTCGGTCACGCAGATCTTCAACTACTTCAAAACCTACGGCTACAAAACCGAGGTGATGGGTGCCAGCTTCCGCAACATCGATGAAATCATCGAACTGGCGGGCTGCGATCTGCTCACCATCTCGCCGAAGCTGCTCGATCAGCTCCGCCAAACCGAAGGAGAACTGATCCGCAAGCTCAACGCCTTCAATCCAGCGCCCACCGAAGAGCAACTGCATCTCGATCGCCAGGGGTTTGAAGCGATGATGCACAAAGACCCGATGGCCACCGAAAAACTGCAGGAGGGGATCACCGGCTTCACCCGCGCCATCGAAACCCTCGAAGCGCAGCTCGCCCATCGCCTGGGCGAACTCGAGGGCGCCGGCGCCTTCCAGCACGCCGCCCAGGAGATCTTTCTGCTGAATGATCTCGACGGCGACGGCTGCATCACCCGCGAGGAGTGGTTGGGCAGCGATGCGGTGTTCGATGCCCTCGACACCGACCATGACGGTCGCCTGATGCCCTCTGATGTGCGCGGCGGCCTGGGAGCAGCGCTGGCCATCAGCGGTTCTTAA